A stretch of the Rhizobium sullae genome encodes the following:
- a CDS encoding L,D-transpeptidase — MRLLALLAVAILLTVFQAQAQVYGPYDGYDEYGDYGYEDPYSPYPPPLDYEPMPRYQEPLRERRPSTRSARGTIVIATHEHTLIYTTPWGEQYAYPIAVGREGKQWYGSTRVVSKREHPEWRPTASMRQKNPRLPAVVKSGPANPLGTRAIYLADGLLRIHGTNDPSSIGTNASSGCFRMYREDVEELYEMVQPGTRVIVQR, encoded by the coding sequence ATGAGATTGCTGGCTCTTCTTGCTGTGGCCATTTTGCTAACGGTGTTTCAAGCCCAAGCCCAAGTTTATGGACCATACGATGGATATGACGAATACGGGGACTACGGCTATGAAGACCCGTACAGTCCTTATCCGCCACCGCTCGATTACGAGCCAATGCCTCGCTATCAGGAACCCTTGCGTGAGCGCAGACCGTCGACACGAAGCGCGAGGGGAACCATCGTAATCGCGACACATGAGCATACGCTTATTTACACGACACCTTGGGGCGAGCAGTATGCTTACCCCATCGCCGTCGGCCGCGAAGGCAAGCAATGGTACGGATCAACTCGGGTGGTGTCGAAGCGAGAGCATCCCGAATGGCGTCCGACGGCGAGTATGCGGCAGAAGAACCCAAGGCTTCCGGCCGTCGTGAAGTCTGGCCCCGCCAACCCGCTTGGAACCCGGGCGATCTACCTTGCCGACGGGCTACTACGCATACACGGGACAAACGACCCCTCCTCCATAGGCACCAACGCGTCAAGCGGTTGCTTTCGGATGTACCGCGAGGACGTCGAGGAGCTTTACGAGATGGTCCAGCCGGGAACGCGGGTCATCGTTCAGCGATGA